The window TCTATGGCTATGGATAGGCATGATAAGGAGAAGGAAATGACTGCTATTCTTTTATCTGCCCTTTATGCTGACATTATTGATCCTTCACAAGTTTACAAAGGATTTAGTAAATTAGTGGAGTGTGCTGATGACCTAATTGTAGATATTCCTGATACAATTGATATTCTTGCCTTATTCATAGCTAGAGCTGTAGTTGATGACATACTTCCAccttcatttttaaaaaaagaaatggcaTGTTTACCTGCAGATTCAAAGGGGGTTGAGGTGTTAAAAAGAGCAGAAAAGGGATATCTAGCAGCCCCACTTCATGCTGAAATCATTGAGCGTAGGTGGGGAGGCAGTAAGAATAAGACAGTTGAGGATGTCAAGGCTAAGATAAACAATTTGCTGGTAGAGTATGTAGCGAGTGGTGATAAAAAAGAGGCTAGCAGATGCATCAAGGATTTGAAAGTTCCTTTCTTTCATCATGAAATAGTTAAACGGGCTATTATAATGGCAATGGAAAGGCGACAAGCTGAGGGTCTAATACTAGATTTGCTCAAGGATATTGCTGAAGAAGGTTTGATTAATACTAGCCAAATAACAAAAGGGTTTGGCCGGATGATAGATGCTGTGGATGACTTGTCACTTGACATCCCAAATGCAAGGGGGATATTGCAGTCTTTAATCTCCAAGGCTGCATCAGAGGGTTGGTTGTGTGCTTCATCATTGAAGTCACTCTCATTACCACAGGAAAAACAACCTTTACAAGACACTGCTACCAAAATTTTCAAGACAAAGGCTCAATCTATCATTCGAGAATATTTCTTGTCTGGTGATATTTCAGAGGTTAGTAGCTGTCTGGAATCAGAAAACAGCAGTAGTTCTCCTGATTTGAATGCCATATTTGTTAAGAGATTGATAACTCTTGCAATGGATAGGAAAAACAGGGAGAAGGAAATGGCTTCTGTTTTGCTGTCATCATTGTGTTTCCCAGCTGAGGATGTTGTGAGTGGTTTTGGTATGTTGATAGAATCTGCAGATGACACTGCTCTTGATAATCCAATAGTGGTTGAGGATCTTGCAATGTTTTTAGCTAGAGCAGTTGTAGATGAAGTATTACCCCCACAACACTTGGAGGAAATTGCAGGCCAGTTTTTGGGGCTGGAGTCAATTGGGAGCAAGGTTCTTCAAATGGCAAAGTCATTGCTCAAGGCTCGGCTTTCCGGAGAACGAATTCTAAGATGTTGGGGTGGTGCAGGAAGCAGTCGGCCTGGATGGGCTGTTGAGGATGTCAAAGATAAAATTAGCAAGTTGATAGAGGAATTTGAGTCTGGAGGAGACATCAGGGAAGCTCGCCATTGCATTAAGGAATTAGGAATGCCATTTTTTCACCATGAAGTTGTCAAAAAAGCATTAGTGGCAATTATTGAGAAGAACAATAATAGAGTATGGGGATTGCTTGATGAGAGTTTCCATTCAGGCCTTATAACCTCGTACCAGATGACAAAAGGTTTTGGAAGGGTAGCAGAATCTCTTGATGACTTGGCTCTAGATGTCCCTGATGCTGAGAAACAATTCACACGTTATGTTGAGAAAGCCAAGCTTGCAGGCTGGCTGGATTCCTCCTTTTGTTTCAACAAACCAGGACTTTCTACGGACAACGGAAAACGTGTATGATCAAGGGTAAGCCTATCTGAATACTTGATCATTTTGAGCCTTTTTACATTCTCATCAGAGCTCCATTTAGGCCTTGATCAATTCATGACTTCTTATTTAGACCTCATTTTCACATAAACTTAGTAACATACCACAAAAAGTTACAACCTCTATACTGGTTAGTTACAACAAAATAATGCAAATGCAAAGTAACAAAGACTTGAGAAGCACTAGACATGCTATAAGATTGTGGTATTTCCTATCCACAAAATACAAAATTGTATGGTATGGAAATCACTGTGTATATTTGGTAAAAGATAAGAGGCATAGTTAGGGAATGATAACAAGGACAAAGAGCTAGACAACTTTTCCACCTAGTTGATTGAAACCACACGTGGCTGTCACCCACCTGACACGTATTGTTTCAGTCAGCTAGGTGACAGCCACATATAATCTTTTGTTGAAAATGAAGCTAAATAAAACAGAAATTAATTAAGCAAAGATCGAACACAATGATTTGTTAACGAAGTTCGGCAGTTTTGAATTGCCTACGTCTCCGGGAGCGATGATCGGTTTTCTTATTGATCGTGTAACTGAAAGATATAGTTTTTACATGTATTTATAGTGTGTAATACAAATTACTGAAATACCTGTTCCGCTCGATGTGCTTCGCTCCTCTCGCTCCTCTCCGCTCCACTCCGGGATAAGCCCCTTTGATATTATGAGCCATATCCAACATCTTTCGATCAGCCGTGAAAGTTGACTACCGTTGATGTGGCAGTCACGTCatttttccggtgtttttttgCTCTTAATTAAAGTCGCCGGAGTGact of the Euphorbia lathyris chromosome 7, ddEupLath1.1, whole genome shotgun sequence genome contains:
- the LOC136200485 gene encoding MA3 DOMAIN-CONTAINING TRANSLATION REGULATORY FACTOR 2 isoform X2; the protein is MEISNGFVSNEHQEAVQPASDHALSLSLSDPLKISVNLRSPRSPRSPKSPNSPKSSKLPSKSATSKGGSGGKGTWGGLLDTDDNSSIDPNDPNYDSTEECDIINARKLAVDLEYKKKVTIIVEEYFANDDVVSTASELRELGMPGYNYYFVKKLVSMAMDRHDKEKEMTAILLSALYADIIDPSQVYKGFSKLVECADDLIVDIPDTIDILALFIARAVVDDILPPSFLKKEMACLPADSKGVEVLKRAEKGYLAAPLHAEIIERRWGGSKNKTVEDVKAKINNLLVEYVASGDKKEASRCIKDLKVPFFHHEIVKRAIIMAMERRQAEGLILDLLKDIAEEGLINTSQITKGFGRMIDAVDDLSLDIPNARGILQSLISKAASEGWLCASSLKSLSLPQEKQPLQDTATKIFKTKAQSIIREYFLSGDISEVSSCLESENSSSSPDLNAIFVKRLITLAMDRKNREKEMASVLLSSLCFPAEDVVSGFGMLIESADDTALDNPIVVEDLAMFLARAVVDEVLPPQHLEEIAGQFLGLESIGSKVLQMAKSLLKARLSGERILRCWGGAGSSRPGWAVEDVKDKISKLIEEFESGGDIREARHCIKELGMPFFHHEVVKKALVAIIEKNNNRVWGLLDESFHSGLITSYQMTKGFGRVAESLDDLALDVPDAEKQFTRYVEKAKLAGWLDSSFCFNKPGLSTDNGKRV
- the LOC136200485 gene encoding MA3 DOMAIN-CONTAINING TRANSLATION REGULATORY FACTOR 2 isoform X1, with the translated sequence MEISNGFVSNEHQEAVQPASDHALSLSLSDPLKISVNLRSPRSPRSPKSPNSPKSSKLPSKSATSKGSPTKGSFLKYDRHSNSPIDGRPKKGGSGGKGTWGGLLDTDDNSSIDPNDPNYDSTEECDIINARKLAVDLEYKKKVTIIVEEYFANDDVVSTASELRELGMPGYNYYFVKKLVSMAMDRHDKEKEMTAILLSALYADIIDPSQVYKGFSKLVECADDLIVDIPDTIDILALFIARAVVDDILPPSFLKKEMACLPADSKGVEVLKRAEKGYLAAPLHAEIIERRWGGSKNKTVEDVKAKINNLLVEYVASGDKKEASRCIKDLKVPFFHHEIVKRAIIMAMERRQAEGLILDLLKDIAEEGLINTSQITKGFGRMIDAVDDLSLDIPNARGILQSLISKAASEGWLCASSLKSLSLPQEKQPLQDTATKIFKTKAQSIIREYFLSGDISEVSSCLESENSSSSPDLNAIFVKRLITLAMDRKNREKEMASVLLSSLCFPAEDVVSGFGMLIESADDTALDNPIVVEDLAMFLARAVVDEVLPPQHLEEIAGQFLGLESIGSKVLQMAKSLLKARLSGERILRCWGGAGSSRPGWAVEDVKDKISKLIEEFESGGDIREARHCIKELGMPFFHHEVVKKALVAIIEKNNNRVWGLLDESFHSGLITSYQMTKGFGRVAESLDDLALDVPDAEKQFTRYVEKAKLAGWLDSSFCFNKPGLSTDNGKRV